The Amaranthus tricolor cultivar Red isolate AtriRed21 chromosome 14, ASM2621246v1, whole genome shotgun sequence DNA window TGACTAACATGTACATAACAAGGGTAAGATTGTGTATACCGACCCCCAAAACCCACCTAGGTGGAagcttaatggcattggggcaATGAACTTGGGGACAAAAAGTAAAAACTTAATGCTTCCGAGTCATCTAATAAGGTTACTCATCATatcacaaaatatttttttgaagggTGCACCTAAGCGCTTTCAAGTATGAACCAATAAAATACTACATATTCACAGAAGTAGATAATTAGAATCGGAAACATTTTCAAAAAAggaatattttaataaaattaaaagctaTAGCTACTAATGTTATGAAGTATACATAAAAAGAGAGAAAGGTGAAGGAAGAAATTCTATCCTCCGGTTTTATTTGATTGTTATGGTTTGACATTTTAAATATTCACACAAaccattttaactttctttttaaCGATTTATACTTAGGAAacacatagtcaagtgggatcttattaGATTCATTAGAAAATGTAATTTCATAATATATagtacattttataatttttacataatgATAATTCAAGATATTAATGGTTCACTATGTCCATTGGCAAGCATGAAAACTGAAGTGTAACAACACAATAAAATGAAGGAAAGTATATCATATTCTCAAATTTCTAAATAATATGAGGTTGGCGGCAAACCTGATCTAACCTGCACTAAATCAAGATGAACCTTGCATATAGGAGCTGTTCTCAAGCGGCCACCATGAGAAGGCATAGAAGGATGAAGCTTGGCAGAAGGTTGCATTAACCTCCCCACTATTCTGGCCACGGGAACATTTCCTTCTTTTGGGGTCATTCTTACAATAGACCAATCCCACATATCTATATAGCGAAATCTTGCCCCCACCTCATCCTCCGGTTGGACGACTTGACCATACTGAGCTTGCCAGTTTTCTTCTTCCCATGATGCTTCTGTAGAAATTGTAATAAGATCAATACAGAAAACGAAACACAATCACATAGGTAGATAGCGGCGGATCTAGCGTGATGTCCCTGAGGTAAGTTGACATCGcttaaatccaaaataaaatcaaatattatatgTAAATATTCCCTAGATGAGTTGTTAGAGTAGTGTCTTTCACATATGTGACCAGGGATCAAAATTCAATAGttattttttacttaaattgacATCACTCGTTTTTTTCTAGATCCACGACTGCAAGCAGATCATTTCAAgtcaaacaaagaaaataattggCATGTATATCTCATTGGATCTTAGTAAAAGGGTTGCAATAAGCAACACGAGGTGTCTGCTAATTCAAAACCAACACCCATTAAAATCAAATAGACTTATAGAAGCATCAACATGCTAATccaatgtcacatgattcgctaattttctcgcgaatcgcgaatcgaaaaaagtgaattatggtCAGTTTTAAGCTAGTTTTTGGTCATTTTGAACGAATCACGAATTTGAAAAGCGAACTAGATAGCAAATTATATAACATTGTGCTAATCTCTATatgattttaccattttaccaAGAAGTAAAAAGACAATATAAAGAATAGTAGTACAAGACCTTCGTATGAGACACTAGCACTTGGATCAACTGCAGTGTTATGGTCCAAATTGAGCTCATTATCCCCATGTACAAAGGGGTCGTTGTTTCCTAcaataaaagttaattaaattagatataaaaaaaattatttatgccAACATATGCAAATATCATTACCATCAGAAATCAGCATAGAACCATCCTTATCCTCTGCTTCCCCGGGCAGCAAAGAGTCATCAGCAGCATTACATGCTGTACTTGGATAACCCGACAAATAAAGTTCAATTAATGTATCTTCTAACCTTTGAGGGAAGCAAAAGGAACAATGGTTAACCATTTAGAAATAGGGGCTCTGACAAGATGCAATAATAAGGTTTACCTCAAGGTAGCTACCTACCATTCTGATGGTGGTGGATTATCGGACAACTCGTTAGTGCACTCGGTTGAGCCTATAATATTCATTAAAACAAAGTGTAAGGAAAATCGCAACATTTTTAAAACGTCAAAATATCAGGTTTGTAGTAAAATCAACATTAGGATTTAGTCATAACACAGTCATTAGGTAAATATGGTGCACCAGGATTCACATTTCACAAAATGCCACAAAAGATGAAGAAATAGTAAGTAACGAAAAGAAGACTGCAGCAAAAGGAAGAATAAGACAACTCCctaattcatcaaaaaaattagaaaactaattttaaataaaattatttggtgaCTTTCACCTTCGATTTCTAGATTGTTTTGTCCACATCCTTGATCAACCTGCAGCTGAGGTTCATTGAAAGCAGAATCGCCTATGCGTTCAACATTTGATTGATGATCCTACACGGCAAAGCAAATTGATGAAGATAATCATCTAGCCCAAGGGAAAAGGAAGTCATGTGACTGATGGggccaaaaatttataattctatGGTTTCGGTCATGTTACTCGGActtttcattttgcttcacttaCCCATGTCTGATCCTTGATGCTcagacattggtatggcacttagacacttcattttaggcgtaaaattgaatctttgaacgtatccgacacttggacacgtatcaGTATCTACCATCAGACCTGAGTCCAAGTGACAACAGTGGACTATATCAAAGTGGCTCATCAATAACATGAGTATTTTTATGATGTTTGCTAACAAGTTTCGATTGAAAGCAACCTCTTTGTTCTCCCTAAGTAAAAGAGTGAGGTTGCGAACATCTGATCCTTAAAACCCCACCAAGATAGTAGCCATTAATGAAATATGGATTGTTGTTGATCTACAGCCAACATAACTATGCTAGGATATAATATGAGGCAAGGGAAAGATCAAAAGATTCTAATACCTTATTATAGGAAGCTAATAGTATGTAATTTCCATCTTCAAATTTGTAATAAAGTCCATCTCTAGTACTGTAATACCACCCAGCAATTGGGTCATGATAAAACCCACTTCTGCATCATCCAAAATTTTTCATAAGGCAAAACAATAACATCTCAAAAAGATGAAAATTTAGCAATGCAAATTGCTCAAACCCTAGATTTTCCATTTTTGAACCCAAAAAAATTGATGGGTAATTCAATTTCATATAAATTCACCCCAAATATCAATGAAATCACCATTTAGCAACAAATAGGCAATTATTATTTACTTTCATCAATCAGAAGAACATAAATTTCATCTCTTTTTAACAATAAAAGAATTCATTGTAACTATCACatcaattaaaatgaaattagagTGATATGAACAACCAAATATACATggaatttgaaattaaataaaaagaaaaattggaagaagaagaagtggaTGAAGAAAACCTGGCATGATAGTAAAGCTGGGAATTATCATCCCAAACAAATGAATCATCTTGATTGCACTGTTCTTCAAAACAAAGATCAGTTTCTTTATTGCCTTCCATTTTCCCCCTTTTTCTGGGATtagggtttttattttaattgttatagaTGAGAATTGagatacttattttattttttgttagttAAATTATTTGTTTAGAATTATTTTTCCAATTTAAGTTTTGTTggtttatataaattattataatattgaatttactgatttcttttaatatttaaggGCACCTTCAGAGTTTGTTTATGCAACTAAAATTTCCTAATTTCCTAAGGGTTAGATGATTACACAATTTATAGTATATCTTTTGTGAAAGTCAAGATAGTCtattattgaatttttataGATTGAATGaagttttgttgtttattttgttttatttatacatttgttattttaaatacGGCTTTCTATTAAATGATGTAAAATATGTAGGACAAAAGAGTTGGAGCATATGAATATACTGTTGTAATTAGAAGTACAATTGTAAAAGTATACACGATGTGAGAACCTTTTCATCTAATATATTTGGcataatagtaaatattttatcaTGTTGACTTTTATACCTTGTTAAAAATTTACTCtaataaaagtttaaactgataattaatattttaagatatCTTATAACAACTATATATCTAAGTTCAAACTTAACCTTGTAGATAAGACTTTCAAAATTCGCAAATTGGATAGGTGCATCCTCAATGGAGTTACATGTACCAGCatgtaggggtgttcaaaatcggATCCGTTTTTTCAGATAAAATGCGATTCGGTTTCAAACCGGATAAAACCGGGTATCCTGAATCCGGATATTCGGTTTAATCCGGGTCAACCTTACGTTTGTTTATctctatttttacttaaaatatttttctatataacattcaaatacaaactttccaaaaatatttaacttaattagtcataaaagattaattaagaaaattaaagaataatattattgttcattggtttaagtaaaaacaatcataaaattcaaatactaactctCTAAAAATATTCAACCTAAAGTTAGCTTAAGagatatcattattatttaatttacgaaaaaaagttaaaataaataaataaataaaactggATACCGGATAGTCCGAATCAGGTTATTATGAACACCCCTACCAACATGTATGACGATGTAAATAGAAGCAGCTGGACTTATATTTTACTACACACATCAATGcatgcatatacatatataaggCATCTTCTAATTATCACATATAAGCACTAATATCCATCGGTATTGAAATGGAAGATTTAAGGATGTGCTTGGTGAAAAACAATAggtaaaactataataaaaaaaaaacagagtaACAAAAAAAGCAATAAATACACATATAAGAtgttttatgaggtatctttGATAACTTTTAAAACAAAGTTGTATATTATTGATCAATCAACTTACATTAATGATTCAACCTCACACACCACTTGAAAACATTCTCTTAAGCAAAAAGTTTCTACCTTTAATTGAAACTCACTCTAATACAATGAATAAACTCTAATGGCTATATACCCTAGTTATCTTCTATGTATTAGCCTCCCTCTTATCTTCTCTAATCTGATTTAAGCCTCCTTTTTAGTCCTCAATACATTAGAGTAACCCTAGAGTAAGTACAAAACATGCCCTCCAAGCATAGATCAAAGACTAGAAACCCGCCATTTCCCCGAGTACACCAAGCTATTCGAACGAGAGCTTGGTCAGTAGCATTCTAATCTTTGGATCAGTTGTGCCTCATTGAAGACACCTTAGCTTCCTTCTTTCTCCTTGCCTAGTTCAAGGCATGAACTAATTAAGGCCTTTCTTGAGGACCTTCGTGCCTTATTTAAGGCATCTCTTGCATTGTTCAAAGCATTTCATTTCCTCTTTCTTGATCACTTCAAGGAGTGATCCAAACCTCAACCCCTTATGCCCCATTGCACACCCCAACATCATTCTTTAGTGTACAAGTCATGGCGTAGGCTATGAGATGATCAAAGTCCTCTCCCACACTAGGAGATTTAGGACTAAGCACAACATGTATTATGAGAATGATAATCAAAAGTTAgtttaattttgattgaaaaatcatttgACGAGTATCATAATCGTGCTTGTTTTACTTTAATCATcacatttaatttataaaatttacttttactATATATTACCATCTAGAAAGGTTCTATTAGGCGGcaatataaaattatgaataaaattctttagtaaaaaagttaaattttggatttttagaatttttaaattttaaaaaaattagagaacTGTTTACTTTTCTTATTTGGAGAATAAGtattactttaaaaaaattaattaattctcATCGATCTTCTTTCTTTTGTCGATCTACctgtaattaaataaaattaaaaacatccAAGAAAAATTAAGTCGATGGAAGTATCGAGAACGAACCACATAATCCAATGGAACAATGACCTTTTTAAATCATTTCAAgagtaaaaataaatgaaattaatggAAACGTCTGGGAAAATGCAAGCAACCATTAATGGCACCCCACACCATTAACGTAGTAATTATGACCATTATAGGCATGCATGTCCCACTCATAATTTGTTTTCGTCCCTATGACACGAGGTCGGCTACTCACCAAACTAAGTATTAATCTATTTTGGAATATTAGTTATATCGTAgttattaacattatttattagtcaaaattattttatatattgtggctaatatgtaaaaaaatataattaattgaaattttgtttgaattatctaatcgcatacttttataatattaaatttttatataaataatcaaaataacatattgagTTGTAACAAGTAAAATAAAACTATTGTAATGGAACTTATATGCTTCCAAAGCTACTTAAGTGTAAACTCACGCTAGTCGATTGAAATAGCAAAGATGGCAAAATGGAGAATCACAGGTTAGTATGCAACAAAGTTTGAGAAAGATTCTCACTGCGTAAAGAAGAATTATCAGTCTCTTTTGCTTATAAAATTTTCTATCTTACTCCGAGTCAAAGATGGCAAAATGGACGAATTTTTTCTTAGATCTTTATTTTCACTACCTATTTATTGTTTATGAATTCGCTTATCAATATATGACCATATGTATTAGTAAATActtgaatatttttaaatcattcTTAGCTTTCATCTTTTAATGCCTAGTCTATTTTTAGCCAATCAACTCGTGATTTGGAGGTGAACTTATGGTATTAATATAAAACATACTAAACATTGAAATTTACACGTGTGTTAAACTAATTCAACTACTATTTTTTAGTGTTAtgcattatataatttattattaataaaatatcaatTGATCTGGAATAATATAGCCTAGTAGATGTGAATCAAATGTAACTCATGATTCATGGTATCAATAGTAAGGCTTGAACTTGAAATAATGTTGTCACACACCAAGATTTTAACCTACTTAACCAGTTCACTTATAagcatatttaaatatataactcGTTAAAAAGCTGTTCGTTGACGCCATTGAACAATATTGCATCCTCctgatgtgctcgttttagagcacatttataaTCCTATTATAGTGTCGAGTCTTGTTTTACATTGGTTTTATACATATTCCACTccattttaccttgttcttgtctctgAGGTGCTTTAAGGTTATTTCAGGTACTTTCGGAGGCTTCGGGGTAAAGTAGCACGAGTTCGAGGCATAGACACCATTATTGAAGATGAGACGCACATGCCGAAGCTTTCCCAAGTCATCCCTAAGGTCCTCGCAAAGTTCGGAAGCCCTATGATGCTTCAAAGTAGCCAAGGAGTGTAAATCACACACCATTTGGCCGAATTGGCCCTTGATTCGGTCGAATGAGGCTACGAAGGATGATCGTTGCTCGAGAATCACTGGAAAGGTCGAATGAAGCTAAATTCGGGCGAGCAGCTgaccattcgggcgaatggtgAAGGCCTTCGGGCGAATGGACCTTAATGACCAAAGAAACAAGCTCAGGACTTGCTGGAAACACCGAACCATGCCCATTTGGGCGAATTGACCACCATTCGAGCGAATGCCCTTCCTCATTCGGGCGAATGGGCATTAAATTCTGCGCGACTTTATTTCTTCGCAAGCTAATCTCGTGGGTTATTTTAGGGCTTGTGTTCCCTTAGTCTTTAGGCTATAAATACTCAACTTTTCTGAATGTATTGCTCATGCCTACTTTGAGAGATTCCCTCTCAACTTAGAACATCACTTATtgctttcatcttcttcattaatGCCCTAGCTTAGAATTTATTGCTTTCTCATTTACATTCAAGTCTCGTATCTTTACATTCCTTTTGTTCCTTTCATTCAAGCTTtggtttatgtaagtttattacttcctttattgctttcttgtctttcaatactttcatttattgtttttttattgctttctttacaTTTGCTTTGAGTATTTGCTTCATTTATTGTTTACTTGCTCTTCAATATTGCTTTACTTCATTTATTGCTTTGTAGAGTAGTTCTTAgtttcatttattgctttcacCCTTGTTTACTTCTTGCCCTTAATGCTTTCAATCATGTTCtcttttatttgctttgttttAGTAGTCTTTAGCATGTGTGAGTAGTTCCCTTAGGGGTTGTGGTTTGGTGAAACCTTAGGTTTGAtgcttgttcttcatgtgttaggttagggttgaggttgttattgattgattgattgatattcgatttgaatcttgtcctgccacgcTTTAAGAGACATAAGGCGATTATGGGTCGTTCGTGTGGCTTATAAGGTCAAACTTCCCCTCGCTAGCTTGAGTGTCACGATCAATCATCGTTCGATCTCCCTTAACCTAGCTTTCCATGAGACCGTAGAAACCGACCTAGGGTGAATTGTCACCATCCCCGTTTGTCTCTTATCGTTTCTAGTCATCTTTATATTTGCTTGTTATTTGCTTTCATAGTTTATCCCATACACCCTCTCATCCTTTAACCCATCTACGTCAAGTCCTTAGTCTTGCTAGTTTTGTCCTCGTGGTTCGATCCCCGACTTACCTCTATACTCGTTATGGTTGTATAACggtgttttataaatattatttgcaTAACTAGGTTCTTAGTATTACGACGTGCTAGAAACCGGTTATCACCTTCCATATGATTATCTCAATAAGCTTGCCCAATTTCTATTTTGCACacaattttagtaatttttactccctatatttttatttttaaatacttcaATATTGTAATCCATTatatttaaattcttaatctccCTGTCCTTTTACAATATTACGAACTATCTAAGACGGAGTAcactttataataatataatgagATACAGCATACAAGGCATAACTAGCATTATACCGCTACATAGTCAAACCTCTAGAAACATCTATACCAATAAGATAcacttattttatttgagacAACCAAAAGTAAGAAGTGAGACCACCATTTTGCATGTTACCCATTCTCTATATAAACTCTTGTATTGTTAACATATGACTGTATGAGCATATCActcctttaaaaaaattaacccaTTACCCCAAAAAGCACAACAATTAGCTTTCCTTGAAACCCAAAAATGGCTCCAAGCTTAACGAAAGGAGCTCTAGATACCTTGGGCTTACTAGATAATGGTGCAATTCCACCATCAATCACTCTTGAAGCATCCACTTTTTTTGCTAATGGCCACCCATTTTTAACTCAAGTCCCTCCAAATATTACTACTAGTCTCTTGGACAAGCCACTTAATAATAATCCTACTAAAACTACTATTGTCACCCCATCAAGTGGTTGCTTTCTTGGGTTCCACGTGAACAAACTGGATAGTCACCACGTGGTACCTATCGGTAAGCTCAAGAGAATCCGGTTCATGAGTATCTTCCGGTTCAAAGTATGGTGGACTACTCTTTGGACCGGGGATAGTGGCAATGATGTTGAATATGAGACTCAAATGATGATGTTAGAGAACAATGAATTGGGCCGTCCATATGTTTTGCTTGTCCCAATCCTTGAAGGGTCGTTCCGAGCATCCCTTCAGCGTGGAACGGCCCAAAATGACGATGTATGCCTCTGCATGGAAAGCGGGTCGACCCAAGTAATTGGGTCGAGCTTTAAATCTTGCCTCTACATGCAAGTTGGATCCGATCCATATGATTTGGTGTTGGATGCTTTTCGGGTCATTCAGCACCATATGGGTACTTTTAAACTCTTGGAGGAGAAGAATCCACCAGGTATAGTGGATAAGTTTGGTTGGTGTACTTGGGATGCTTTTTACTTAAAAGTTAACCCGGAGGGCATCCGGAAAGGTGTCAAACACCTAAACCAAGGCGGATGCCCTCCAGGGTTAGTCTTAATAGATGATGGGTGGCAGTCGATTTCTCACGACTGCGACCCAATAACCCAAGAGGGAATGGATTTGACCACACCAGGTGAACAAATGCCATGTAGGCTAGTTAAATATGgagaaaattacaaatttaaggACTATGAGAGTCCTAAAGGGAAGGGGATAGGGTTAGGGGCATTTGTAAAGGACTTAAAAGATGAATTTAGGACAATAGAACATGTATATGTATGGCATGCTTTGATGGGTTATTGGGGTGGGATAAGACCTAATGTACCAAATATGCCCAAATCTAGGGTCATTACTCCAAAGTTGTCCAAGGGATTGCAAATGACTATGGAAGATTTGGCTGTGGATAAGATTGTTGAAAACGGTGTCGGTTTGATTCAACCTGATAAGGCAAAGGAGATGTATGAAGGCCTACATTCCCACCTTGAAGCGGCAGGAATTGATGGTGTCAAGGTTGATGTCATCCATGTAAGTTTCTCTTTACTTCATCAATCCATTCGTGTTATATTGATTCAATCTAGATCGGAAATCAATTCTAAATAAACATGTCTAATTCAATTAGCAAATTGATTATCcgaaaagaataatttttttatgttttataaacatatatttatgTTGCATTTTGTTGGTGCGTGTATGTGTAGTTGCTAGAAATGATGTCAGAAGAATATGGGGGCCGCGTGGAGTTAGCCAAAGCATATTACAAGGCACTCACCGCATCAATAAAGAAGCATTTCAAAGGAAATGGTGTTATTGCAAGTATGGAACATTGTAACGATTTTATGTTACTTGGTACTCAATCCATATGTCTTGGACGTGTTGGTAAGCCATCTCTTTTCTCTATCAATAAACAAac harbors:
- the LOC130800176 gene encoding galactinol--sucrose galactosyltransferase-like, with amino-acid sequence MAPSLTKGALDTLGLLDNGAIPPSITLEASTFFANGHPFLTQVPPNITTSLLDKPLNNNPTKTTIVTPSSGCFLGFHVNKLDSHHVVPIGKLKRIRFMSIFRFKVWWTTLWTGDSGNDVEYETQMMMLENNELGRPYVLLVPILEGSFRASLQRGTAQNDDVCLCMESGSTQVIGSSFKSCLYMQVGSDPYDLVLDAFRVIQHHMGTFKLLEEKNPPGIVDKFGWCTWDAFYLKVNPEGIRKGVKHLNQGGCPPGLVLIDDGWQSISHDCDPITQEGMDLTTPGEQMPCRLVKYGENYKFKDYESPKGKGIGLGAFVKDLKDEFRTIEHVYVWHALMGYWGGIRPNVPNMPKSRVITPKLSKGLQMTMEDLAVDKIVENGVGLIQPDKAKEMYEGLHSHLEAAGIDGVKVDVIHLLEMMSEEYGGRVELAKAYYKALTASIKKHFKGNGVIASMEHCNDFMLLGTQSICLGRVGDDFWCTDPNGDPNGTYWLQGLHMVHCAYNSLWMGNFIHPDWDMFQSTHPCAEFHAASRAISGGPIYVSDCVGQHNFELLKRLVLPDGSILRCQHYALPTRDCLFEDPLHDGKTMLKIWNLNKYTGVIGAFNCQGGGWCPQTRRNKAASEFSHALKCLTNPKDVEWNKGKNPISIKGEKLFVVYAFKEKWLRLLKLDENVELSLNAFDFELLTVSPLKLLGRKLIQFAPIGLVNMLNTSGAIQSLVFRDDENIVTIGVKGFGEFKVFSSEKPKSCRVDGKDVEFLYEDCMVSVQITPQGSLSKESMLEYEF
- the LOC130800175 gene encoding uncharacterized protein LOC130800175 — its product is MEGNKETDLCFEEQCNQDDSFVWDDNSQLYYHARSGFYHDPIAGWYYSTRDGLYYKFEDGNYILLASYNKDHQSNVERIGDSAFNEPQLQVDQGCGQNNLEIEGSTECTNELSDNPPPSEWLEDTLIELYLSGYPSTACNAADDSLLPGEAEDKDGSMLISDGNNDPFVHGDNELNLDHNTAVDPSASVSYEEASWEEENWQAQYGQVVQPEDEVGARFRYIDMWDWSIVRMTPKEGNVPVARIVGRLMQPSAKLHPSMPSHGGRLRTAPICKVHLDLVQVRSGQVYKLRTPSARYLASLSSYDASNPTREWGFPELSIEEIDEACESKAALHVSSQQHTSSCLDKPFVNEKHKTNVYRNRAAERRALHGSFGAAPGQKRSADDISPPLSPVSVPVETAAAEALEMSLGSGSYAQKILKNMGWKEGEGLGKTQQGLRKPLQGVGNKGTVGLGWKSR